The Streptomyces avermitilis MA-4680 = NBRC 14893 genome contains a region encoding:
- a CDS encoding AMP-binding protein codes for MRAPLPTLSPAEAGTSDNLAAVLAGRAERRGWTGRPAFRQGHQVWTHGEVHDLAARTATVLAEHGVRPGDRVLLALPDSLAWVTAFLATARLGAVAVPVNPELTPAEHEFMADDAEAALCVTGPGLERRFAHRRRLGADQLVALAGTASPAADAHPVGPRTPLYIQYTSGTTGRPKGVVHCHGDPGTYHELIGRRLLRITADDVTLSVSKLFFAYGFGNAFVFPLFSGSSAVLVDGRPTPAAVDGLVARHRVTLLYSVPSAYAALVADRAVGHMACFASVRAAVSAGEGMPAGLAEQVAELLGAPVLEQLGSTEAGHAFCANSFDHHHPGTVGRPVPGFEVELRDRSGRPVGAGEEGELWVRGPSLTPGYLNLPEETDRTLVGGWLATRDRARREPDGTYRHLGRTDDMETVGGSTVSPLEVEALLGTHPAVREIAVAAVTDARGAGRLRAFVVPVTPIPVGLEADLVCLARDNLAAVQVPRSVSFVPTLPRTATGKLRRHLVRQGAW; via the coding sequence ATGAGGGCGCCGCTGCCCACCCTGAGTCCGGCCGAAGCGGGCACGTCCGACAACCTCGCGGCCGTACTCGCCGGCCGGGCCGAGCGCCGTGGCTGGACCGGGCGCCCCGCGTTCCGCCAGGGCCACCAGGTCTGGACCCACGGCGAGGTGCACGACCTCGCGGCCCGCACGGCCACCGTGCTCGCCGAGCACGGAGTCCGCCCGGGCGACCGGGTACTGCTCGCGCTGCCCGACTCCCTCGCCTGGGTGACGGCTTTCCTCGCCACCGCCCGTCTCGGCGCCGTCGCGGTCCCCGTCAACCCCGAACTCACCCCGGCCGAGCACGAGTTCATGGCCGACGACGCCGAGGCCGCGCTGTGCGTGACCGGACCGGGGCTGGAGAGACGCTTCGCGCACCGGCGGCGGCTGGGCGCCGATCAGCTGGTCGCGCTCGCCGGCACCGCCTCGCCCGCCGCCGACGCCCACCCGGTCGGGCCGCGCACCCCGCTGTACATCCAGTACACCTCCGGTACTACGGGCAGACCCAAGGGCGTCGTCCACTGTCACGGCGACCCGGGGACTTACCACGAACTCATCGGCCGACGGCTGCTGCGGATCACCGCGGACGACGTCACCCTCTCGGTGTCCAAGCTGTTCTTCGCCTACGGGTTCGGCAACGCCTTCGTCTTCCCGCTGTTCTCCGGCTCCTCCGCCGTACTGGTCGACGGGCGCCCGACCCCCGCGGCCGTCGACGGACTCGTCGCCCGGCACCGGGTGACCCTGCTCTACTCCGTCCCGTCGGCGTACGCCGCCCTCGTGGCGGACCGGGCGGTCGGGCACATGGCGTGTTTCGCGTCCGTACGGGCCGCGGTGTCGGCCGGCGAGGGCATGCCCGCCGGGTTGGCGGAGCAGGTCGCCGAGCTGCTCGGCGCGCCCGTTCTGGAGCAGCTCGGCTCCACCGAGGCCGGGCACGCGTTCTGCGCCAACAGCTTCGACCACCATCACCCGGGGACCGTCGGCCGCCCGGTGCCCGGCTTCGAGGTGGAGCTGCGGGACCGCTCGGGGCGCCCCGTGGGGGCGGGCGAGGAGGGTGAACTGTGGGTACGCGGACCTTCGTTGACGCCCGGCTATCTGAACCTGCCCGAGGAGACGGACCGCACCCTCGTCGGCGGCTGGCTCGCCACCCGGGACCGGGCCCGTCGGGAACCGGACGGCACCTACCGGCACCTCGGCCGGACCGACGACATGGAGACGGTCGGCGGCAGCACCGTCTCCCCGCTGGAGGTGGAGGCCCTGCTGGGGACTCATCCGGCGGTCAGGGAGATCGCGGTCGCGGCCGTCACCGACGCGCGCGGCGCGGGCAGGCTCCGGGCCTTCGTCGTGCCCGTCACTCCGATACCCGTAGGTCTTGAGGCCGACCTGGTCTGCCTGGCCCGCGACAACCTGGCCGCGGTCCAGGTCCCCCGCAGCGTCAGCTTCGTACCCACGCTGCCGCGTACCGCCACCGGGAAGCTCCGCCGCCACCTCGTCCGCCAGGGCGCGTGGTGA
- a CDS encoding aminodeoxychorismate synthase, whose protein sequence is MKTLLIDNYDSYTYNLFQLIAEVNGEEPVVVLNDAPPDDIPDLRDFANVVVSPGPGHPAKRRDFGIVGELLAAAPVPVLGVCLGHQGIAAGERAWVTPAPEPRHGHLSTVRHNGQDLFEGLPQQFTAVRYHSLSVREPLPLSLEPTAWAEDGVLMGLRHRSRPLWGVQFHPESVLTEFGHRMFVNFRELTASRARETRTAKARTSGTRTTEPPVRPPSPSAEGAGAAPAVLVPRPRRVAPSHRLHTRRIDVAVDAEAAFTRMYTDAPRAFWLDSSRVEEGQSRFSFFGDGTGPLAEFVRYDVESGLCEIERPGRPVRKVRASVFDYLKRQLVTRQVDATGLPFDFTGGYVGYFGYEVKADCGSVNRHRARTPDACWLFADRLIAVDHQDGATYAVCLAENTRQGAQQAADWLDAAMAQLSFVSSAKPTAPPRPTAPRLDAVEPWLVRDRTTYLADIGTCKRELKDGTSYEICLTNAARLPAPYDPYDFYRVLRRLDPAPYAAYLRFGDLDVAGSSPERFLRITRDGVAEARPVKGTAPRGERPEEDARLRDALTTDDKTRAENLVIVDLLRNDLGRVCRTGTVKVTRLMATETCATVHQLVSTVEGRLREGIGAVDCVRVCFPGGSVTGAPKLRTMEIIDSLETEARGVYSGAIGYFGCSGGADLAIASRTAVFTDGEMHLGAGGAIVLGSDPVGEYDEMLLKTAAPMRAHRDRIAGLRPAARTLPLKEAVR, encoded by the coding sequence GTGAAGACCCTGCTCATCGACAATTACGACTCGTACACGTACAACCTGTTCCAGCTGATCGCCGAGGTGAACGGCGAGGAGCCGGTGGTCGTCCTCAATGACGCCCCGCCGGACGACATTCCGGATCTCCGGGATTTCGCCAACGTGGTGGTGTCGCCGGGGCCCGGACACCCCGCGAAGAGACGTGACTTCGGCATCGTCGGCGAGCTGCTCGCCGCGGCCCCCGTGCCCGTGCTGGGCGTCTGCCTCGGCCACCAGGGCATCGCGGCGGGGGAGCGGGCCTGGGTGACCCCGGCACCGGAGCCCCGCCACGGCCATCTGTCCACCGTCCGGCACAACGGCCAGGACCTGTTCGAGGGCCTGCCCCAGCAGTTCACCGCGGTCCGCTACCACTCCCTGTCGGTACGGGAACCGCTGCCACTGAGCCTGGAGCCCACCGCCTGGGCGGAGGACGGCGTGCTGATGGGACTGCGGCACCGCTCCCGGCCGCTGTGGGGGGTGCAGTTCCACCCGGAGTCCGTCCTCACCGAGTTCGGCCACCGGATGTTCGTGAACTTCCGCGAGCTGACGGCCTCCCGCGCCCGCGAGACTCGCACGGCCAAGGCCCGTACGTCCGGAACGCGCACGACCGAGCCCCCCGTGCGGCCCCCGTCCCCAAGCGCCGAGGGGGCCGGGGCAGCACCCGCCGTGCTGGTCCCCCGGCCCCGTCGCGTGGCCCCGTCCCACCGCCTTCACACCCGGCGGATCGACGTGGCCGTGGACGCCGAGGCGGCCTTCACCCGGATGTACACCGACGCGCCCCGCGCGTTCTGGCTCGACAGCTCCCGGGTCGAGGAGGGACAGTCCCGTTTCTCGTTCTTCGGTGACGGCACCGGACCGCTGGCCGAGTTCGTACGGTACGACGTCGAGAGCGGCCTCTGTGAGATCGAGCGGCCCGGGCGGCCCGTGCGCAAGGTCAGGGCCAGCGTCTTCGACTACCTGAAACGGCAGTTGGTGACCCGTCAGGTGGATGCCACGGGACTGCCGTTCGACTTCACCGGCGGGTATGTGGGCTACTTCGGCTACGAGGTGAAGGCCGACTGCGGTTCCGTCAACCGTCATCGGGCCCGAACTCCCGACGCCTGCTGGCTGTTCGCCGACCGGCTGATCGCAGTGGACCATCAGGACGGAGCCACCTACGCCGTCTGTCTCGCCGAGAACACCCGGCAGGGCGCACAGCAAGCGGCCGACTGGCTCGACGCGGCGATGGCCCAGCTCAGTTTCGTGTCCTCGGCCAAGCCGACCGCCCCGCCGCGGCCGACGGCACCCCGCCTCGATGCCGTGGAGCCGTGGCTGGTCCGCGACCGTACGACCTACCTCGCGGACATCGGGACCTGCAAGCGGGAACTCAAGGACGGCACCAGTTACGAGATCTGTCTGACCAACGCGGCCAGGCTGCCCGCCCCGTACGACCCCTACGACTTCTACCGGGTACTGCGTCGTCTCGACCCGGCGCCGTACGCGGCCTATCTGCGGTTCGGTGACCTCGATGTGGCCGGCTCGTCCCCCGAGCGTTTTCTGCGGATCACCCGCGACGGCGTCGCCGAGGCCAGACCCGTCAAGGGCACCGCGCCCCGCGGCGAGCGGCCGGAGGAGGACGCCCGGCTACGGGACGCGCTCACCACGGACGACAAGACCCGCGCGGAGAACCTGGTGATCGTCGACCTGCTCCGCAACGACCTGGGCCGGGTCTGCCGGACCGGGACGGTGAAGGTCACCCGCCTGATGGCGACCGAGACGTGCGCCACCGTGCACCAGTTGGTCTCCACCGTCGAGGGGCGGCTGCGCGAGGGCATCGGAGCGGTGGACTGCGTACGTGTCTGCTTCCCCGGAGGTTCGGTGACCGGGGCGCCGAAACTGCGCACGATGGAGATCATCGACTCGCTGGAGACCGAGGCCCGCGGGGTGTACTCCGGAGCCATCGGCTACTTCGGGTGCAGTGGGGGCGCGGACCTCGCCATCGCCAGCCGCACGGCCGTGTTCACCGACGGGGAGATGCACCTCGGCGCGGGCGGTGCGATCGTCCTCGGCTCCGATCCGGTCGGCGAGTACGACGAGATGCTGCTGAAGACGGCCGCACCGATGCGCGCCCACCGCGACCGGATCGCCGGCCTGCGGCCCGCCGCCCGCACGCTCCCGCTGAAGGAGGCGGTCCGATGA
- a CDS encoding M6 family metalloprotease domain-containing protein: protein MSPDSADRATARAVWSDFCAVSPSPELRDRLRSDLQRIRETNTGLAAHIAPARTPRRPGFDDGTIIPPEEFPAGTPAARIRAAAAERAPLRGTVRVIVVLVDFPDKELTATAQHFRDLFFSENTLEHGSVRDYFKEVTHGLVSISGEVVGPVTLPHTLAWYANNNFGIGRPSGEARANIMARDAAIQADPSINYAPYDNDGNGFVDAFVLVHAGEGGEVTGEPGDLWSHKWTLPKPYPSDGAKIYGYLTIPEDAKIGVCAHELGHLLFGFPDLYDIDGTSEGVGDWCLMSGGSWGGGGDIPVHPSAWCKAQQQWVSTQRVTTDGTLALPDVKNGFEVHQLWKRGAPGREYFLLENRQQTGYDRSLPAPGLLIWHVDENQPDNSDENHYKVGLVQADGCRALEQGGNRGDEGDPYPGSTGNTAFTNGSDPSSHSYAGAETGVSITGVSAPGEVMTAHVSLAPSPTERMTTERMTAERMTAAAGTGARAETTPELAGEILEIQARLAAMEQDLASIASKVLTPLVHTGMQSDAAQMTAAHGNGRPIPQ from the coding sequence ATGTCCCCCGACTCAGCGGACAGGGCTACGGCTCGCGCCGTCTGGTCCGACTTCTGTGCGGTCTCACCCAGCCCGGAACTGCGGGACCGGCTGCGGAGCGATCTCCAACGCATACGTGAGACCAACACCGGACTCGCCGCCCACATAGCGCCGGCCCGTACCCCTCGCCGGCCCGGCTTCGACGACGGCACGATCATTCCCCCCGAGGAGTTCCCCGCCGGAACTCCCGCGGCCAGAATCCGCGCCGCCGCCGCCGAGCGCGCCCCACTGCGGGGGACCGTCCGGGTGATCGTGGTCCTGGTGGACTTCCCCGACAAGGAGCTGACGGCCACCGCCCAGCACTTCAGGGACCTCTTCTTCTCGGAGAACACGCTGGAACACGGCAGCGTGCGGGACTACTTCAAAGAGGTCACCCACGGCCTGGTCAGCATCTCGGGCGAGGTCGTCGGCCCGGTCACGCTGCCGCACACACTCGCCTGGTACGCCAACAACAACTTCGGGATCGGCCGTCCCTCCGGTGAGGCCCGGGCCAACATCATGGCCAGGGACGCCGCCATCCAGGCCGACCCGTCGATCAACTACGCCCCGTACGACAACGACGGCAACGGTTTCGTCGACGCCTTCGTCCTCGTGCACGCGGGCGAAGGCGGCGAGGTCACCGGTGAGCCCGGCGATCTGTGGTCCCACAAGTGGACCCTGCCCAAGCCCTACCCCTCGGACGGCGCCAAGATCTACGGCTACCTCACCATCCCGGAGGACGCCAAGATCGGCGTCTGCGCGCACGAGCTCGGCCACCTTCTCTTCGGCTTCCCCGACCTCTACGACATCGACGGCACCTCCGAAGGAGTCGGCGACTGGTGCCTCATGAGCGGGGGTTCATGGGGTGGAGGCGGCGACATCCCCGTCCATCCCTCCGCCTGGTGCAAGGCCCAACAGCAGTGGGTCTCCACCCAGCGCGTCACAACCGACGGAACGCTGGCGCTGCCTGATGTGAAGAACGGCTTCGAGGTGCACCAGCTGTGGAAGCGCGGCGCCCCGGGCCGCGAGTACTTCCTGCTGGAGAACCGGCAGCAGACCGGCTACGACAGGTCCCTGCCCGCCCCGGGGCTGCTCATCTGGCACGTGGACGAGAACCAGCCCGACAACAGCGACGAGAACCACTACAAGGTGGGGCTCGTACAGGCCGACGGCTGTCGCGCCCTGGAACAGGGAGGCAACCGCGGCGACGAGGGCGACCCCTACCCGGGAAGCACGGGCAACACCGCCTTCACCAATGGCAGCGATCCGTCCTCCCACTCCTACGCCGGAGCCGAGACCGGGGTGTCCATCACCGGCGTCTCGGCACCCGGTGAGGTGATGACGGCCCACGTGTCACTGGCCCCCAGCCCGACCGAGCGCATGACCACCGAGCGCATGACGGCCGAGCGCATGACAGCGGCAGCAGGCACCGGCGCCCGGGCCGAGACCACCCCCGAACTCGCCGGCGAGATCCTGGAGATACAGGCCCGGCTGGCGGCGATGGAGCAAGACCTCGCGAGCATCGCCTCCAAGGTCCTCACTCCCCTCGTCCACACGGGGATGCAGTCCGACGCGGCCCAGATGACGGCGGCACACGGCAACGGCCGACCGATACCGCAGTAA
- a CDS encoding DUF1036 domain-containing protein, producing the protein MSLNLKNNYHQPVWAMVEWHHPNCSDGGDWMKKGWWKIGPGQTSTVFGDDVHAVNPIWYCYAHSSDGLEWRDRFQELVPTHAFEWCSNTADTSSRTILMNEFVVSRPNHVHTFLAP; encoded by the coding sequence ATGTCCCTGAATCTCAAGAACAACTACCACCAACCGGTCTGGGCGATGGTCGAATGGCACCACCCGAACTGCTCCGACGGCGGAGACTGGATGAAGAAGGGCTGGTGGAAAATCGGCCCCGGGCAGACCTCGACCGTTTTCGGCGATGACGTCCACGCGGTGAACCCGATCTGGTACTGCTACGCGCACTCGAGCGACGGTCTCGAATGGCGGGACCGCTTTCAGGAACTCGTTCCGACCCATGCCTTCGAGTGGTGTTCGAACACCGCCGACACGAGTTCGCGGACGATCCTCATGAACGAGTTCGTCGTGAGCCGCCCGAACCACGTGCACACGTTTTTGGCGCCGTAG
- a CDS encoding YceI family protein translates to MTLAVETGLWQLDRTASTVAVRHKTMWGLVTVKGAFTSISGQGEVEPDGTAHGTITLEAASLDTKNAKRDTHLRSADFFDVENHPEITFAVRTAEAGPGDTVQVAGQLTVRGISRPQSFTARVTRADSDAITLAAEFTADRDQFGMGWNQLSMMRGLTTVTATLRLTRAAA, encoded by the coding sequence ATGACCCTCGCCGTCGAAACCGGCCTGTGGCAGCTCGACCGGACCGCCTCCACCGTCGCCGTCCGGCACAAGACGATGTGGGGTCTGGTCACCGTCAAGGGCGCCTTCACCTCGATCAGCGGTCAGGGTGAGGTCGAGCCCGACGGCACCGCCCACGGCACGATCACCCTGGAGGCCGCTTCCCTCGACACGAAGAACGCCAAGCGCGACACGCATCTGCGCTCCGCCGACTTCTTCGATGTCGAGAACCACCCCGAGATCACGTTCGCCGTACGCACCGCCGAAGCCGGCCCGGGCGACACTGTTCAGGTGGCCGGCCAGCTGACCGTGCGCGGCATCAGCCGGCCCCAGTCGTTCACGGCGCGCGTCACGCGGGCGGACTCCGACGCGATCACGCTGGCGGCCGAGTTCACCGCGGACCGCGACCAGTTCGGCATGGGCTGGAACCAGCTGAGCATGATGCGCGGCCTGACCACGGTCACGGCGACCCTCCGCCTCACGCGCGCGGCGGCCTGA
- a CDS encoding MarR family winged helix-turn-helix transcriptional regulator codes for MAEPSAPADLPEHVQTPQDGLLPAELRAWMLLLAATGAIEQQLRAVVKDALGISHDEFLVLCLLADQPGSGLRMTRIAELLGRPKTRLTYQVACLQHAGLVTRQSVCGDKRGVQVTLTDKARRALSEASVPMADAVSEALARTIGPAQREAMYGLLPTDSCPPDDA; via the coding sequence ATGGCCGAACCCTCTGCTCCCGCGGACCTGCCCGAGCACGTCCAGACGCCCCAGGACGGGCTGCTGCCGGCCGAACTTCGGGCGTGGATGCTGCTGCTCGCCGCGACCGGCGCGATCGAGCAGCAGCTGCGCGCCGTCGTCAAAGACGCCCTCGGGATCTCCCACGACGAGTTCCTGGTGCTGTGCCTGCTCGCGGACCAGCCCGGCAGCGGCCTGCGCATGACGCGGATCGCGGAACTTCTGGGCCGCCCCAAGACCCGGCTGACCTACCAGGTCGCCTGCCTCCAGCACGCGGGCCTGGTCACTCGGCAGTCGGTGTGCGGCGACAAGCGCGGGGTCCAGGTCACCCTCACCGACAAGGCGCGTCGCGCGCTCAGCGAGGCCTCCGTACCGATGGCCGACGCCGTCAGCGAGGCCCTCGCCCGTACCATCGGCCCCGCCCAGCGCGAAGCGATGTACGGCCTGCTGCCCACCGATTCCTGCCCGCCCGACGACGCGTGA
- a CDS encoding LysR family substrate-binding domain-containing protein, producing the protein MTGSEVTPSFRLAYVPGVTPAKWVRIWNERLPDIPLTLIPVPAAEASDLLRDGGADAGFVRLPTDRTDLSAIPLYAETTVVVVPKDHLVAAVDEVSAEDLADDIVLHPLDDTLDWEHLPGRPAIERPATTADAVELVAAGVGLLLVPQSLARLHHRRDLTYRTVTDAPESRVALSWREDETTDLVEDFIGIVRGRTANSSRGRSQTPPEPKASKAKRSDASGARRKPAAGKTTGKSTRSGGGGAKPGKRGKPRRRS; encoded by the coding sequence GTGACAGGCTCCGAGGTAACCCCTTCATTCCGGCTCGCATACGTCCCCGGCGTGACACCGGCCAAGTGGGTGCGGATCTGGAACGAGCGGCTGCCCGACATCCCCCTGACCCTCATCCCGGTACCCGCTGCCGAGGCGTCCGACCTGCTCCGTGACGGTGGCGCCGACGCCGGGTTCGTACGGCTGCCGACCGACCGCACCGACCTCAGCGCGATCCCCCTCTACGCCGAGACGACGGTGGTCGTGGTCCCGAAGGACCACCTCGTGGCGGCGGTCGACGAGGTGTCCGCGGAGGATCTGGCCGATGACATCGTGCTGCACCCCCTGGACGACACCCTGGACTGGGAGCACCTGCCCGGTCGGCCCGCGATCGAGCGCCCCGCCACGACGGCGGACGCCGTCGAGCTGGTGGCGGCGGGAGTCGGACTGCTCCTCGTCCCGCAGTCGCTCGCCCGCCTGCACCACCGCAGGGACCTCACCTACCGGACGGTCACGGACGCCCCCGAGTCGCGCGTCGCCCTCTCGTGGCGGGAGGACGAGACCACCGACCTGGTGGAGGACTTCATCGGCATCGTCCGCGGGCGCACCGCCAACAGCTCACGCGGGCGTTCCCAGACCCCGCCGGAGCCGAAGGCTTCGAAGGCCAAGCGCTCCGACGCGAGCGGGGCGCGGCGGAAGCCCGCGGCCGGGAAGACGACCGGCAAGAGCACGCGCAGCGGAGGGGGCGGCGCCAAGCCGGGCAAGCGAGGCAAGCCGCGCCGTCGGTCCTAG
- a CDS encoding DUF5997 family protein: MTSHQTTQTMKPATAAKKLGVYLEATPAEFQEGVVSRSELNALQADPPEWLQELRRNGPHPRPVVAAKLGVSIAGLARGGVTDALTTEQIDALKQDQPEWLRKERATQAEVRKESARIKEQQEQKAKDAARGDRR; encoded by the coding sequence ATGACGTCGCACCAGACCACCCAGACCATGAAGCCCGCCACCGCGGCGAAGAAGCTGGGTGTGTACCTCGAGGCCACCCCCGCCGAGTTCCAGGAGGGTGTCGTCTCGCGCAGCGAGTTGAACGCGCTGCAGGCCGATCCGCCCGAGTGGCTCCAGGAGCTGCGGCGCAACGGCCCGCACCCCCGGCCGGTGGTCGCGGCGAAGCTGGGCGTCTCCATCGCCGGTCTCGCGCGCGGCGGAGTCACGGACGCGCTCACCACGGAGCAGATCGACGCCCTGAAGCAGGACCAGCCCGAGTGGCTTCGGAAGGAGCGCGCCACCCAGGCCGAGGTCCGGAAGGAGTCGGCGCGCATCAAGGAGCAGCAGGAGCAGAAGGCGAAGGACGCGGCGCGGGGCGATCGCCGCTGA
- a CDS encoding aldehyde dehydrogenase family protein has product MNDRTPEQPADTVARLRATFRTGRTKPVEWRTDQLDRLREMLTTHGADLAAALHADLGKSSTEAYRTEIDFTVREIDHTLSHLGTWLRPESAPVPPHLGDDATAWTQYDPLGVVLVIAPWNYPAQLLLTPMIGALAAGNAVVVKPSELAPATSAVLARLLPQYLDTDAVAVVEGGIPETTALLAERFDHIFYTGNGVVGRIVMRAAAEHLTPVTLELGGKSPVFVDRDADLAVVADRLARGKFLNAGQTCVAPDYVLTDPETGRALETELARAVSSLYGPEPETSGEYGRIVNERHFDRLSGLLDSGRVVTGGGSDRTAKYIAPTVLADVDPESPVMREEIFGPILPIVTVPGLDEAIDFINDRDKPLALYVFTASGTTRQRIAAETSSGGLGYGLPLAHLTVSDLPFGGVGESGMGNYHGRYSIETFSHRKAVLEKPLSV; this is encoded by the coding sequence GTGAACGACCGCACCCCCGAGCAGCCCGCCGACACCGTGGCCCGGCTGCGCGCCACTTTCCGCACCGGCCGTACCAAGCCCGTCGAGTGGCGCACGGACCAGCTGGACCGACTGCGCGAGATGCTCACGACACATGGCGCGGACCTCGCCGCCGCCCTCCACGCGGACCTGGGCAAGAGCAGCACCGAGGCCTACCGCACGGAGATCGACTTCACCGTCCGCGAGATCGACCACACGCTTTCCCACCTCGGCACCTGGCTGCGCCCCGAGTCCGCCCCGGTCCCGCCGCACCTCGGTGACGACGCGACGGCCTGGACGCAGTACGACCCCCTCGGCGTCGTGCTGGTCATCGCTCCCTGGAACTATCCGGCGCAGCTTCTGCTCACGCCGATGATCGGCGCGCTGGCCGCGGGCAACGCGGTCGTCGTCAAGCCCAGCGAGCTGGCCCCCGCCACCTCGGCCGTCCTCGCGCGTCTGCTGCCGCAGTACCTCGACACCGATGCGGTCGCCGTCGTCGAGGGCGGCATCCCGGAGACCACCGCCCTGCTCGCCGAGCGCTTCGACCACATCTTCTACACCGGCAACGGCGTGGTCGGCCGCATCGTGATGCGCGCCGCCGCCGAGCACCTGACCCCGGTCACACTCGAACTGGGCGGCAAGTCCCCGGTGTTCGTCGACCGCGACGCGGACCTCGCCGTCGTCGCCGACCGTCTCGCGCGCGGCAAGTTCCTCAACGCGGGCCAGACCTGCGTCGCCCCCGACTACGTCCTGACCGACCCGGAGACCGGCCGCGCCCTGGAGACGGAGCTCGCCCGCGCCGTCTCGTCGCTCTACGGCCCCGAACCGGAGACCTCCGGCGAGTACGGGCGCATCGTCAACGAACGTCACTTCGACCGGCTCAGTGGCCTGCTCGACTCCGGCCGGGTCGTCACCGGCGGCGGCAGCGACCGTACGGCCAAGTACATCGCGCCGACCGTCCTCGCCGACGTCGACCCCGAGTCGCCCGTGATGCGGGAGGAGATCTTCGGCCCGATCCTGCCGATCGTCACGGTGCCGGGCCTGGACGAGGCGATCGACTTCATCAACGACCGCGACAAGCCCCTCGCCCTGTACGTCTTCACCGCGTCCGGCACGACCCGGCAGCGCATCGCCGCCGAGACGTCCTCCGGAGGGCTCGGCTACGGCCTGCCGCTCGCCCATCTCACCGTCTCCGACCTGCCGTTCGGCGGCGTGGGGGAGAGCGGTATGGGCAACTACCACGGCCGCTACTCGATCGAGACGTTCAGTCACCGCAAGGCGGTGCTGGAGAAGCCGCTGAGCGTCTGA